The genomic segment CGTGCCGTGCCGGACGGTGGGGAGAGGTTCGGCGTCGACGGGCGATGGCCGTTCGCCAGTGGTTGCCGCCACGCCGAGTGGATACTGGCCGGGGTCTTCGTCTTCGACGGCGACCAGCCGCGAATGATCCCCGAGCAAGGCCCCGACCAGCGGCTCGCGTTCTTCCCGCGAGCCGACGCCGAGATCGTCGACAACTGGGACGTCCTGGGGCTGCGCGCCACCGGCAGCAACGACGTGGCCGCCCAAGGTCTCAAAGTCCCCGGCGAACACACCATCAGCCCGTTCTTCCATTCGGCCCGCCACGACGGCCCGTTGTGGAGAATTCCGTTCTTCACGCTCGCCGGGATCGGCATGGTCGGTGTCCCGCTCGGGATCGCGCGGCGCGCACTCGACGAATTCACCGATCTCGCGACCACGAAGCTGCGTGCCATGGCGTCCGAGCCGCTCGCGAAGGATGCCGCTGTCCAGGTCGAGTTCGCCAGTGCCGAAGCCAGTTTGAGGTCTGCGCGGGCATTCGTACTCGATGAGGTCAATGCGCTGTGGGACACCGCCGTCGCCGGTGACCCGCCGTCGCTCGAGCAGCGTGCCGGCTTCCGGCTTGCCGCGTTGGCGGCGATGCGCGCGGCACGTCAGGTGGTCGATACGACGTTCGAGTTGACCGGTGCGGGCGCGGTGCACGCGAGCCACCCGCTGCAGCGCTGCTTCCGGGATCTGCACACCGTCAGCCAGCACGCGTACTTCAGCCCGTCCGCGCTGAAGCGGTACGCCAACACCCGATTCGGCATTGAACAACCGACCTACCTGATGTGACGCGTGGCGAAGCCCCCCGGCCTCACCACGACACCGGCAGCGTGACGAGCCCGCCGGCCAGCACGTCGCGACGCGTGGGCAGGGTTGCGGGATCGACCGTCAACCGCATCGCTGGAAATCGTGGAATAAGTTGCGTGAAAACGGAATTAAGCTCGACGCGCGCCAACGGCGCCCCGATGCAGTAACGACCGCCGTATCCGAAAGTGACATGGGTGGCTTCGTTGCGTGCGATGTCGACGGCCTCGGGATGAGTGAATGCCGCGGGGTCGTGGTTGGCGGCCGCGAGGTCCAGCAGCACCAGGTCTCCGGTGTGGATGGTGGCGTCGTCGACGACGAAGTCGGTGCGTGCGTAGCGGGGAACGCCGCCCGCCCCGCCTCCCGTGGTCGCCGCCCGCAGGAGCTCCTCGACGGCGTTTGGGATCAGCGCCGGGTTGTCCAGAAGTGCTTCCCACTGTTCGTGATTCGTCAGCAGCAGCAATGCGCCGAGGCCAATGTGGACCACCGTGGTCTCATGTCCGGCGAAGAGCAGGAACATGGACATGGTGGCGGCCTCCTCGTCGGATACGCCGTCGGTCGCGCACAGCCGCGAGATCACGTCGTCGCCGGGGTGAGCGCGCTTGCGCGCAACCAATCCGCGGCCGTATTCGAACAGGTTGGCCAGCCCGCGCTCGGAGCGGGCGTGATTGCGCACGTTGCCGGCATCGTCTGCCCAGCAGCGGAATTGGGCTCGGTCGGAATAGGGCACGCCGAGTAACTCGCAGATCACCAGGATCGGCAACGGCAAGGCCAGTTGTGCGTGCAGATCGGCGGGGGGTCCCTGTGTTGCGAGCTCGTTCAACAGCTCGGTGGTCAGGGCCTCCACTCGCGGTTTCAGCGCCCGCAGGTGCTTGGGCGAGAAATGCGGCTGCAGCAGTTTCCGCGTCCGGGCGTGGTCGACGTCTTCGGTGTCGAAGTTGCCCAGCGGACCACCGAACAGGGCCGATTCCCCGGTGCGCGCTGCCTTTTCGGGTTCGCGATGAGAACGCCCTAGACGATCGTCGTCGAGCAGCTGTCGCACCTGGGCGTAGTCGGTGACGAGCCAGGCTTCGTGGCCTACCGGGGTGCGTACTCGGTGCATGACGCCGCCTCAAGTATAAGAAGACTTATACAAGAATACTTGTACACTATTTCATATACAAGGGGAGGTGGAGATGACGGCCGTTCGATCCGAGTCGACCCCGCGACTGCCCCGCGCCCAACGGCGGGAACAGATCGTCGATGCCGCCACCCGCGCGTTCGCCCGCGGCGGTTTCGCCAACACGGGCCTCGATGCCATCGCTACCGAAGCCGGGGTGACGCCGGTGATTCTGTACCGGCATTTCGCGTCGAAGGCCGAGCTCTACCGGGCCGTCATCGACAGCGGCCACACCCGTCTGCGCGAGGCCACCGGCACCGATGACTTCGACGACGCCAGCATCCCCGCACTGATCCGCGCGGCCGCGGCCGATCCGGACGCCTTCCGGCTGCTGTTCCGCTATGCCGCGCGCGAGCCGGAGTTTCGCGACATGATCGACTCGCTGAGCGAGAGCTCGACCGAGATCACCCGTCGCCACCTGGCCGGGGTCGCCGACGAGCGATGGCGGAGCTGGGCGGCACGACTGCTACCCACCGTGACGATTGACGCCGTGATCGCCTGGCTCGACGCCGGCCAGCCCGACCCCGACCACGCTGCGGTCCGCATCCGGCGCATCGTCGACGCGGTGATCCACGCCGCGACCGAACACTAGACTCGTGCCGTGGCTGAACCTGCTGACCTCGACACCGATCTTGGTGAAGTTGCACCCGCGACCCGACCGGTATTGGTAGTCGACTTCGGCGCGCAATATGCGCAGTTGATCGCCCGGCGCGTCCGGGAAGCGCGGGTCTTTTCCGAGGTCATCCCGCACACCGCCTCGATCGAGGAGATCAAAGCCAAGGATCCGGTGGCGCTGGTGCTCTCCGGCGGGCCGGCCAGTGTGTATGCCGAAGGCGCCCCGCAACTGGACTCCGCGGTGTTCGACCTGGGCGTGCCGGTGTTCGGCATCTGCTACGGGTTTCAGGCGATGGCGCAGGCGCTGGGCGGGACCGTCGCCCATACCGGCACCAGTGAATACGGTCGTACCGAGCTGAAAGTGCTTGGTGGCGAATTACATTCGGGGCTACCAGCGACTCAGCCGGTCTGGATGAGCCACGGTGACGCGGTCACGGCCGCGCCCGAGGGGTTCGACGTGGTGGCCAGTAGCCCGGGCGCGGCGGTCGCCGGCTTCGAGAACCGGGCCCGACGCCTGGCCGGCGTGCAGTACCACCCGGAGGTGATGCACAGCCCGCACGGGCAGCGGGTGCTCAGCCGATTTCTGCACGACTTCGCCGGATTGGATGCGGACTGGACTCCCGCCCACATCGCCGATGCGCTCGTCGAACAGGTCCGCACTCAGATCGGCGACGGCCACGCGATCTGCGGGCTGTCGGGCGGGGTGGATTCCGCGGTGGCCGCGGCGCTGGTGCAGCGCGCCATCGGAGACCGGCTGACCTGTGTCTTCGTCGATCACGGATTACTGCGCGCGGGTGAGCGGGCTCAGGTGCAGCGTGATTTCGTCGCCGCCACCGGCGCCAACCTGGTCACCGTGGACGCGGCCGACACCTTCCTCGAGGCGCTGGGGGGCGTGACCAACCCCGAGGGCAAGCGCAAGATCATCGGCCGTCAGTTCATCCGGGCCTTCGAGGGCGCGGTCCGAGACATCGTGCAAGACGAGGGGGCGGACGGTTCCGGCGTCGACTTCCTGGTGCAGGGCACGCTGTATCCGGACGTGGTGGAATCCGGCGGCGGCAGCGGAACCGCGAACATCAAGAGCCACCACAACGTCGGCGGTCTGCCCGACGACCTGAAGTTCAAACTCGTCGAGCCGCTGCGGTTGTTGTTCAAAGACGAGGTGCGCGCGGTCGGACGGGAACTGGGTCTGCCGGAGGAAATCGTTGGGCGCCAGCCCTTTCCGGGCCCAGGGCTGGGTATTCGGATCGTCGGTGAGGTCACCGCGCAGCGACTCGACACGCTGCGGCGTGCCGACTCGATCGCCCGCGAGGAGCTGACCGCCGCCGGCCTGGACAATCTGATCTGGCAGTGCCCGGTGGTGTTGCTGGGCGAGGTGCGCTCGGTGGGCGTGCAGGGGGACGGCCGCACCTACGGGCACCCGATCGTGCTGCGGCCGGTGTCCAGCGAGGACGCCATGACCGCGGACTGGACCCGGGTGCCCTACGAGGTGCTCGAACGCATCTCGACCCGGATCACCAACGAGGTCCGGGAGGTCAACCGCGTGGTGCTCGACATCACCAGCAAGCCGCCCGGCACCATCGAGTGGGAATAGCTACTCTGCGAATTCGCTTCTGCCGTAAGCAATATCGGCGGCTTGCCAGCTGCCGCCGGCCGCACTGACAAGCCGGCGCGCGAGGTCGCGGTCGTCGTTGGCGGCGATCAGAATCAGGGTGTGGTCGGTCGCGGTGACGGATCCGCCGAGCAGCCGGTCGCGGACCGAAGGATCGGCGGCCAGCGCGGTGGCGAGGCGCTCGATGTCGACATCCGGGACGGTGACGATGATCGCGTTCTCCTGCGGTGCGGTCTGTGGCAGGTAGTCGAAGGACAGCACCGATTCCTGGTTGAACTGACGGCGCACTGCCTCGGCGGCGGTATGCAAGGCGGGCTCGGTGCCGCACAGATGGAATTCATGCGCATGCTCCCGGGTGATTCGCTGCTGCGCGGCGGACCAGTACACCCCGTCGAGCGGCGTTGACCCGGTGACCGTCACGCCGTTGAGGACGATCGTCACGTCGACCTGCTCCTCGAACAGGGGATCCCCGTTGTCGGCGGCGAAGAACTCGGCCGGTTGACAGCTACCGACCTCGCTTCGAGCCGGCGCGGGCACCACGATGGCGCCACAAATAAGCACCAGAAGCCACAACAGCACCGACCGCATAAGCAGCCTCTCCCGTTTCTTGACGGTTGTCGGAGGGTGGGTGTTTACTCGAATCAATCGAACATACATTCGAAAATATTCGAGGAACTGCTGGTAGGAGGCTATATGACGGCGGCTGTCGCCTCCGACCTGGATCGTGCGGAACAGCTCGAATCGCTACGCCGGCAGATGGCGGTGTTGTCCGGGAAATCGCCCGGGAGGGCCGCCGCCCGCCACGATAGCCTGCTGCCCGAATCGGAGTCCGGGCTTCCGGTCCCGCAGTGGCTGGCCGAGGCGTTACCCGCCCAGCTACCCCGGGGGTCGGTGGCTGTGCTGTCGGGAGCGCGGTCGCTGCTGCTGGGCATGGTCGCCGCGGTGACGGCGGCCGGGGGAAACGCGGCCATCGTCGGTCAGCCGGATATCGGGCTGCTGGCCGCGGTCGAGATGGGGGCGGATCTGAGCCGGCTCGCGGTGATACCGGATCCCGGGACCGATCCGGTGGAAGTGGCCGCGGTGCTCATCGACGGGATGGATCTGGTGGTGCTCGGACTGGGCGGGCGCCGGGTGCCGCTGACCCGGGCGCGGGCGGTGGTGGCCCGCGCCCGCCTCAAGGGCTGCACCCTGCTGGTCACCGACGGCGACTGGCAGGGTGCGCCGACCCGGCTGAAGGCCCGGGTCAGCGGCTACGAGATCACGGCGGGTCACCGCGACACCCCGGTCTGCGGATTCGGACGCATCAGCGGAGTGCGGCTGCAGGTCAGCGGGGTGTGCGGGGGGAGACGGGTGACCGGGCGACGAACGCGAACCGGGTGAGTTCGAATGTCTTCCCGGGTGCTGGCCATTTGGTGCATGGACTGGCCGGCGGTCGCGGCAGCAGCGGCGGCGGACAAATCCATGACGACCCCGATCGCGGTCACGCTGGCCAACCGGGTGATCGCCTGCTCGTCGGCCGCGCGTGCGGCCGGAGTGCGGCGAGGGTTGCGACGCCGCGAAGCCGCGGCCCGTTGCCCGCAACTGCACGTCGTCGCCGCCGACGTCGACCGCGACGCCCGCTTTTTCGAGGGGGTGATTGCGGCGGTCGACGACCTGGTGCCTCGCGCCGAGGTGCTGCGGCCGGGCCTCCTGGTGTTGCCGGTGCGCGGAGCGGCCCGCTATTTCGGGTCCGAACAGCAGGCCGCCGAACGACTGATCGACGCGGTCGCTGTGAGTTCAGTGGCCGGGACCGAGTGTCAGGTCGGGATCGCCGACCAGCTGTCCACCGCGGTCTTCGCCGCCCGGGCGGGTCGCGTCGTCCCGCCCGGCGGCGACGCGAAGTTCCTGTCGACGCTGTCGATCCGGCAACTGGCCACCGAGCCGAGCCTGTCCGGTCCGGGGCGAGAGGAGCTCACGGATCTGTTGTGGCGGTTGGGGATTCGTACCATCGGCCAGTTCGCCGCGCTGTCGGCGACCGACGTGGCTTCCCGGTTCGGCGCCGACGGGCGCAGCGCGCACCGGTTCGCCCGCGGGGAGCCCGAGCGGGGCCCGTCCGGGCGGGAGCCACCGGCCGAGCTCGAGGCCGTGCTGGACTGCGATCCGCCGATCGACCGGGTCGACGCCGCGGCGTTCGCCGGACGCTCGCTGGCCGGCACGTTGCATCAGATGCTGGTGTCCGCCGGGGTGGGATGCACCCGGCTGTCCATTCACGCCGTCACCGCCA from the Mycobacterium lentiflavum genome contains:
- a CDS encoding acyl-CoA dehydrogenase family protein, yielding MTSATCRAVSLSNGADSIAVARALAPEITRRADEAEALGTLPLDLVERLRAAGIFRAMQPRLLGGFEIAPVDNIQMIEELARADGSTGWVAAIGGGAPAFTAWLEPAVAATLFGSDADFLSATIFAPTGRAVPDGGERFGVDGRWPFASGCRHAEWILAGVFVFDGDQPRMIPEQGPDQRLAFFPRADAEIVDNWDVLGLRATGSNDVAAQGLKVPGEHTISPFFHSARHDGPLWRIPFFTLAGIGMVGVPLGIARRALDEFTDLATTKLRAMASEPLAKDAAVQVEFASAEASLRSARAFVLDEVNALWDTAVAGDPPSLEQRAGFRLAALAAMRAARQVVDTTFELTGAGAVHASHPLQRCFRDLHTVSQHAYFSPSALKRYANTRFGIEQPTYLM
- a CDS encoding cytochrome P450; its protein translation is MHRVRTPVGHEAWLVTDYAQVRQLLDDDRLGRSHREPEKAARTGESALFGGPLGNFDTEDVDHARTRKLLQPHFSPKHLRALKPRVEALTTELLNELATQGPPADLHAQLALPLPILVICELLGVPYSDRAQFRCWADDAGNVRNHARSERGLANLFEYGRGLVARKRAHPGDDVISRLCATDGVSDEEAATMSMFLLFAGHETTVVHIGLGALLLLTNHEQWEALLDNPALIPNAVEELLRAATTGGGAGGVPRYARTDFVVDDATIHTGDLVLLDLAAANHDPAAFTHPEAVDIARNEATHVTFGYGGRYCIGAPLARVELNSVFTQLIPRFPAMRLTVDPATLPTRRDVLAGGLVTLPVSW
- a CDS encoding TetR/AcrR family transcriptional regulator; translated protein: MTAVRSESTPRLPRAQRREQIVDAATRAFARGGFANTGLDAIATEAGVTPVILYRHFASKAELYRAVIDSGHTRLREATGTDDFDDASIPALIRAAAADPDAFRLLFRYAAREPEFRDMIDSLSESSTEITRRHLAGVADERWRSWAARLLPTVTIDAVIAWLDAGQPDPDHAAVRIRRIVDAVIHAATEH
- the guaA gene encoding glutamine-hydrolyzing GMP synthase; translated protein: MAEPADLDTDLGEVAPATRPVLVVDFGAQYAQLIARRVREARVFSEVIPHTASIEEIKAKDPVALVLSGGPASVYAEGAPQLDSAVFDLGVPVFGICYGFQAMAQALGGTVAHTGTSEYGRTELKVLGGELHSGLPATQPVWMSHGDAVTAAPEGFDVVASSPGAAVAGFENRARRLAGVQYHPEVMHSPHGQRVLSRFLHDFAGLDADWTPAHIADALVEQVRTQIGDGHAICGLSGGVDSAVAAALVQRAIGDRLTCVFVDHGLLRAGERAQVQRDFVAATGANLVTVDAADTFLEALGGVTNPEGKRKIIGRQFIRAFEGAVRDIVQDEGADGSGVDFLVQGTLYPDVVESGGGSGTANIKSHHNVGGLPDDLKFKLVEPLRLLFKDEVRAVGRELGLPEEIVGRQPFPGPGLGIRIVGEVTAQRLDTLRRADSIAREELTAAGLDNLIWQCPVVLLGEVRSVGVQGDGRTYGHPIVLRPVSSEDAMTADWTRVPYEVLERISTRITNEVREVNRVVLDITSKPPGTIEWE
- a CDS encoding DNA polymerase Y family protein; translated protein: MSSRVLAIWCMDWPAVAAAAAADKSMTTPIAVTLANRVIACSSAARAAGVRRGLRRREAAARCPQLHVVAADVDRDARFFEGVIAAVDDLVPRAEVLRPGLLVLPVRGAARYFGSEQQAAERLIDAVAVSSVAGTECQVGIADQLSTAVFAARAGRVVPPGGDAKFLSTLSIRQLATEPSLSGPGREELTDLLWRLGIRTIGQFAALSATDVASRFGADGRSAHRFARGEPERGPSGREPPAELEAVLDCDPPIDRVDAAAFAGRSLAGTLHQMLVSAGVGCTRLSIHAVTANGEELNRVWRCAEPLTEDATADRVRWQLDGWLSSRTARNPRPTAPVTLLRLQAVEVVSAEALQLPLWGGLGEEDRQRARRALVRVQGLLGPEAVRVPVLSGGRGPAERITLTPLGDEPVPDADPGLPWPGQLPDPSPTVLLDDPVELLDAQGNSIRVTSRGMFSADPARLVARGQDDPLRWWAGPWPVDERWWDPDPNSTGSAGRTARAQVLLESERALLLCYRQRRWYLEGSYE